A stretch of the Notamacropus eugenii isolate mMacEug1 chromosome 2, mMacEug1.pri_v2, whole genome shotgun sequence genome encodes the following:
- the LOC140522104 gene encoding inner centromere protein-like isoform X4, with the protein MEFCNSNRLRYFTRDSCCGSLLGDSGREEMGQTWGAGVQRVTRWCGCRPLDGTMGTTIGSGRVLEAHRNETVWLQQMQEEEGLSTFSRGSGPRRPKSSQHRQQLLAVKESLEKLVPGVAENGSVSCGTQSQSAAVPSLPASPTEFPRTSGNLPCSESTMDQGEAPRKLPHSIRRRWSYKQAVSKAAEKWHHMDDEALTPPCTKTALPVCPGRKVVQPVRMFLQTVRKKQMLVTLTSASRPSVMKSFIKRNTVHHLDAELRCPSCPQEKELQQLENLKKKEEAELLRKQKVEEDQHQHLEEMKMIREEHLWKAPKARKQAEQLEVEKKKRTEQKLEAKQKPLAKKASKKTARKVEEAEMMLKQEEEAWRQKRLQQQEEEREQKRQRKVAEALRNAVQRRQRERQLALEREMQRKREEERLQAEWERALQLHKERLLKELEEEQKREQDQRQEQEPKKLQKEQEKKAKEAKVVAAAAGAPDRWLDVTTHVQLWQPKGPGRDKEVSFHLQTPVGNSSEMTTQGPKGSLKIIPDSDGMDLCSDDSTDDEFQPGRPIPAWATGFQLRQATIYQYYVPPDIDQIFGTILSPDLEDIFQKSKPRYHTRTSSALWDSPPLARVPEFEGTVV; encoded by the exons ATGGAATTCTGCAACTCCAACAGGCTGCGTTACTTCACAAGGGACAGTTGCTGTGGAAGTTTGCTTGGTGACTCCGGTCGTGAAGAAATGGGCCAAACCTGGGGCGCAGGTGTCCAAAGGGTGACTCGCTGGTGTGGCTGCAGACCCCTAG ATGGCACCATGGGGACCACCATAGGCTCTGGGAGAGTCCTGGAGGCCCACAGAAATGAGACGGTGTGGCTGCAGCAGATGCAGGAGGAGGAGGGTTTGAGCACTTTTTCCAG GGGGTCTGGCCCCAGGAGGCCCAAGAGCAGTCAGCACCGCCAGCAGCTACTTGCGGTCAAAGAGAGCTTGGAGAAGCTGGTCCCGGGGGTGGCTGAGAACGGCTCCGTCTCTTGTGGGACCCAAAGCCAATCAGCAGCGGTCCCCTCGCTGCCTGCCTCCCCTACGGAGTTCCCCAGAACGTCAGGGAACCTGCCATGCTCAG AGAGCACGATGGACCAAGGTGAGGCGCCCAGGAAGCTTCCTCACAGCATCAG GCGGAGGTGGAGCTACAAGCAAGCTGTCAGTAAGGCGGCTGAGAAATGGCACCACATGGACGATGAGGCTCTCACTCCTCCTTGCACCAAGACAGCCTTACCTGTCTGCCCCGGCCGTAAG GTGGTGCAGCCCGTACGAATGTTCCTACAGACAGTGAGAAAGAAGCAGATGCTCGTGACGCTGACCTCCGCCAGCCGCCCCAGTGTCATGAAGTCGTTCATCAAGCGCAACACTGTCCACCATCTGGATGCCGAG CTGCGATGCCCTTCCTGTCCTCAGGAGAAGGAACTGCAGCAGCTGGAAAAcctgaaaaagaaggaggaggctgAGCTCCTAAGAAAGCAGAAGGTGGAGGAGGACCAGCACCAGCACCTGGAGGAGATGAAGAT GATACGGGAAGAGCACCTATGGAAGGCCCCGAAGGCCCGCAAGCAGGCAGAACAGCTGGAGGTAGAGAAGAAGAAACGCACTGAGCAGAAGTTGGAG GCAAAGCAGAAGCCGCTGGCTAAGAAGGCCAGCAAGAAAACTGCCAGGAAGGTGGAGGAGGCTGAGATGATGCTGAAGCAGGAGGAAGAAGCCTGGAGGCAGAAGAGACTCCAGCAG caggaggaggagcggGAGCAGAAGCGGCAGAGGAAGGTGGCAGAAGCCCTAAGAAACGCGGTGCAGCGGAGGCAGCGGGAGAGGCAGCTGGCGCTGGAGAGGGAGatgcagaggaagagggaggaggagaggctgCAGGCTGAGTG GGAGCGAGCTCTGCAGCTCCACAAGGAGAGATTACTGAAGGAACTGGAAGAGGAGCAGAAGAGG GAGCAAGATCAGCGCCAAGAGCAGGAGCCAAAGAAGCTGCAGAAGGAGCAGGAGAAGAAGGCCAAGGAGGCCAAGGTGGTGGCAGCCGCTGCTGGAGCCCCTGACAGATGGTTGGATGTGACCACGCACGTGCAG CTCTGGCAGCCCAAGGGgccaggaagagataaagaggTCTCCTTTCATCTTCAGACTCCGGTTGGCAACTCTTCTGAAATGACCACCCAGGGCCCGAAGGGGAGCCTCAAGATCATCCCAGACAGTGATGGAATGGATCTGTGTAGTGATGACTCCACAGATGATGAGTTCCAGCCCGGCAGGCCCATTCCTGCTTGGGCCACTG GGTTCCAGCTCAGGCAGGCCACCATCTATCAGTACTACGTCCCTCCTGACATTGACCAGATCTTTGGCACCATCCTCAGTCCGGACCTCGAGGACATATTCCAAAAGAGTAAACCACGTTATCACACTCGCAccagctctgccctctgggattCCCCACCACTTGCCAGAGTCCCGGAGTTTGAGGGAACTGTCGTATGA
- the LOC140522104 gene encoding inner centromere protein-like isoform X2, with product MEFCNSNRLRYFTRDSCCGSLLGDSGREEMGQTWGAGVQRVTRWCGCRPLAFLRSLLPFQCRRNTYDLQRDGVQRLEREPVRCISIRKYEDGTMGTTIGSGRVLEAHRNETVWLQQMQEEEGLSTFSRGSGPRRPKSSQHRQQLLAVKESLEKLVPGVAENGSVSCGTQSQSAAVPSLPASPTEFPRTSGNLPCSESTMDQGEAPRKLPHSIRRRWSYKQAVSKAAEKWHHMDDEALTPPCTKTALPVCPGRKVVQPVRMFLQTVRKKQMLVTLTSASRPSVMKSFIKRNTVHHLDAEEKELQQLENLKKKEEAELLRKQKVEEDQHQHLEEMKMIREEHLWKAPKARKQAEQLEVEKKKRTEQKLEAKQKPLAKKASKKTARKVEEAEMMLKQEEEAWRQKRLQQQEEEREQKRQRKVAEALRNAVQRRQRERQLALEREMQRKREEERLQAEWERALQLHKERLLKELEEEQKREQDQRQEQEPKKLQKEQEKKAKEAKVVAAAAGAPDRWLDVTTHVQLWQPKGPGRDKEVSFHLQTPVGNSSEMTTQGPKGSLKIIPDSDGMDLCSDDSTDDEFQPGRPIPAWATGFQLRQATIYQYYVPPDIDQIFGTILSPDLEDIFQKSKPRYHTRTSSALWDSPPLARVPEFEGTVV from the exons ATGGAATTCTGCAACTCCAACAGGCTGCGTTACTTCACAAGGGACAGTTGCTGTGGAAGTTTGCTTGGTGACTCCGGTCGTGAAGAAATGGGCCAAACCTGGGGCGCAGGTGTCCAAAGGGTGACTCGCTGGTGTGGCTGCAGACCCCTAG CCTTTCTGAGATCACTGCTGCCTTTCCAATGTCGTCGAAACACCTACGACCTCCAGAGAGATGGAGTGCAGAGACTGGAAAGGGAGCCAGTGAGATGCATCAGCATCAGAAAATACGAAG ATGGCACCATGGGGACCACCATAGGCTCTGGGAGAGTCCTGGAGGCCCACAGAAATGAGACGGTGTGGCTGCAGCAGATGCAGGAGGAGGAGGGTTTGAGCACTTTTTCCAG GGGGTCTGGCCCCAGGAGGCCCAAGAGCAGTCAGCACCGCCAGCAGCTACTTGCGGTCAAAGAGAGCTTGGAGAAGCTGGTCCCGGGGGTGGCTGAGAACGGCTCCGTCTCTTGTGGGACCCAAAGCCAATCAGCAGCGGTCCCCTCGCTGCCTGCCTCCCCTACGGAGTTCCCCAGAACGTCAGGGAACCTGCCATGCTCAG AGAGCACGATGGACCAAGGTGAGGCGCCCAGGAAGCTTCCTCACAGCATCAG GCGGAGGTGGAGCTACAAGCAAGCTGTCAGTAAGGCGGCTGAGAAATGGCACCACATGGACGATGAGGCTCTCACTCCTCCTTGCACCAAGACAGCCTTACCTGTCTGCCCCGGCCGTAAG GTGGTGCAGCCCGTACGAATGTTCCTACAGACAGTGAGAAAGAAGCAGATGCTCGTGACGCTGACCTCCGCCAGCCGCCCCAGTGTCATGAAGTCGTTCATCAAGCGCAACACTGTCCACCATCTGGATGCCGAG GAGAAGGAACTGCAGCAGCTGGAAAAcctgaaaaagaaggaggaggctgAGCTCCTAAGAAAGCAGAAGGTGGAGGAGGACCAGCACCAGCACCTGGAGGAGATGAAGAT GATACGGGAAGAGCACCTATGGAAGGCCCCGAAGGCCCGCAAGCAGGCAGAACAGCTGGAGGTAGAGAAGAAGAAACGCACTGAGCAGAAGTTGGAG GCAAAGCAGAAGCCGCTGGCTAAGAAGGCCAGCAAGAAAACTGCCAGGAAGGTGGAGGAGGCTGAGATGATGCTGAAGCAGGAGGAAGAAGCCTGGAGGCAGAAGAGACTCCAGCAG caggaggaggagcggGAGCAGAAGCGGCAGAGGAAGGTGGCAGAAGCCCTAAGAAACGCGGTGCAGCGGAGGCAGCGGGAGAGGCAGCTGGCGCTGGAGAGGGAGatgcagaggaagagggaggaggagaggctgCAGGCTGAGTG GGAGCGAGCTCTGCAGCTCCACAAGGAGAGATTACTGAAGGAACTGGAAGAGGAGCAGAAGAGG GAGCAAGATCAGCGCCAAGAGCAGGAGCCAAAGAAGCTGCAGAAGGAGCAGGAGAAGAAGGCCAAGGAGGCCAAGGTGGTGGCAGCCGCTGCTGGAGCCCCTGACAGATGGTTGGATGTGACCACGCACGTGCAG CTCTGGCAGCCCAAGGGgccaggaagagataaagaggTCTCCTTTCATCTTCAGACTCCGGTTGGCAACTCTTCTGAAATGACCACCCAGGGCCCGAAGGGGAGCCTCAAGATCATCCCAGACAGTGATGGAATGGATCTGTGTAGTGATGACTCCACAGATGATGAGTTCCAGCCCGGCAGGCCCATTCCTGCTTGGGCCACTG GGTTCCAGCTCAGGCAGGCCACCATCTATCAGTACTACGTCCCTCCTGACATTGACCAGATCTTTGGCACCATCCTCAGTCCGGACCTCGAGGACATATTCCAAAAGAGTAAACCACGTTATCACACTCGCAccagctctgccctctgggattCCCCACCACTTGCCAGAGTCCCGGAGTTTGAGGGAACTGTCGTATGA
- the LOC140522104 gene encoding inner centromere protein-like isoform X3, translating into MEFCNSNRLRYFTRDSCCGSLLGDSGREEMGQTWGAGVQRVTRWCGCRPLAFLRSLLPFQCRRNTYDLQRDGVQRLEREPVRCISIRKYEDGTMGTTIGSGRVLEAHRNETVWLQQMQEEEGLSTFSRGSGPRRPKSSQHRQQLLAVKESLEKLVPGVAENGSVSCGTQSQSAAVPSLPASPTEFPRTSGNLPCSESTMDQGEAPRKLPHSIRRRWSYKQAVSKAAEKWHHMDDEALTPPCTKTALPVCPGRKVVQPVRMFLQTVRKKQMLVTLTSASRPSVMKSFIKRNTVHHLDAELRCPSCPQEKELQQLENLKKKEEAELLRKQKVEEDQHQHLEEMKMIREEHLWKAPKARKQAEQLEVEKKKRTEQKLEAKQKPLAKKASKKTARKVEEAEMMLKQEEEAWRQKRLQQQEEEREQKRQRKVAEALRNAVQRRQRERQLALEREMQRKREEERLQAEWERALQLHKERLLKELEEEQKREQDQRQEQEPKKLQKEQEKKAKEAKVVAAAAGAPDRWLDVTTHVQTPVGNSSEMTTQGPKGSLKIIPDSDGMDLCSDDSTDDEFQPGRPIPAWATGFQLRQATIYQYYVPPDIDQIFGTILSPDLEDIFQKSKPRYHTRTSSALWDSPPLARVPEFEGTVV; encoded by the exons ATGGAATTCTGCAACTCCAACAGGCTGCGTTACTTCACAAGGGACAGTTGCTGTGGAAGTTTGCTTGGTGACTCCGGTCGTGAAGAAATGGGCCAAACCTGGGGCGCAGGTGTCCAAAGGGTGACTCGCTGGTGTGGCTGCAGACCCCTAG CCTTTCTGAGATCACTGCTGCCTTTCCAATGTCGTCGAAACACCTACGACCTCCAGAGAGATGGAGTGCAGAGACTGGAAAGGGAGCCAGTGAGATGCATCAGCATCAGAAAATACGAAG ATGGCACCATGGGGACCACCATAGGCTCTGGGAGAGTCCTGGAGGCCCACAGAAATGAGACGGTGTGGCTGCAGCAGATGCAGGAGGAGGAGGGTTTGAGCACTTTTTCCAG GGGGTCTGGCCCCAGGAGGCCCAAGAGCAGTCAGCACCGCCAGCAGCTACTTGCGGTCAAAGAGAGCTTGGAGAAGCTGGTCCCGGGGGTGGCTGAGAACGGCTCCGTCTCTTGTGGGACCCAAAGCCAATCAGCAGCGGTCCCCTCGCTGCCTGCCTCCCCTACGGAGTTCCCCAGAACGTCAGGGAACCTGCCATGCTCAG AGAGCACGATGGACCAAGGTGAGGCGCCCAGGAAGCTTCCTCACAGCATCAG GCGGAGGTGGAGCTACAAGCAAGCTGTCAGTAAGGCGGCTGAGAAATGGCACCACATGGACGATGAGGCTCTCACTCCTCCTTGCACCAAGACAGCCTTACCTGTCTGCCCCGGCCGTAAG GTGGTGCAGCCCGTACGAATGTTCCTACAGACAGTGAGAAAGAAGCAGATGCTCGTGACGCTGACCTCCGCCAGCCGCCCCAGTGTCATGAAGTCGTTCATCAAGCGCAACACTGTCCACCATCTGGATGCCGAG CTGCGATGCCCTTCCTGTCCTCAGGAGAAGGAACTGCAGCAGCTGGAAAAcctgaaaaagaaggaggaggctgAGCTCCTAAGAAAGCAGAAGGTGGAGGAGGACCAGCACCAGCACCTGGAGGAGATGAAGAT GATACGGGAAGAGCACCTATGGAAGGCCCCGAAGGCCCGCAAGCAGGCAGAACAGCTGGAGGTAGAGAAGAAGAAACGCACTGAGCAGAAGTTGGAG GCAAAGCAGAAGCCGCTGGCTAAGAAGGCCAGCAAGAAAACTGCCAGGAAGGTGGAGGAGGCTGAGATGATGCTGAAGCAGGAGGAAGAAGCCTGGAGGCAGAAGAGACTCCAGCAG caggaggaggagcggGAGCAGAAGCGGCAGAGGAAGGTGGCAGAAGCCCTAAGAAACGCGGTGCAGCGGAGGCAGCGGGAGAGGCAGCTGGCGCTGGAGAGGGAGatgcagaggaagagggaggaggagaggctgCAGGCTGAGTG GGAGCGAGCTCTGCAGCTCCACAAGGAGAGATTACTGAAGGAACTGGAAGAGGAGCAGAAGAGG GAGCAAGATCAGCGCCAAGAGCAGGAGCCAAAGAAGCTGCAGAAGGAGCAGGAGAAGAAGGCCAAGGAGGCCAAGGTGGTGGCAGCCGCTGCTGGAGCCCCTGACAGATGGTTGGATGTGACCACGCACGTGCAG ACTCCGGTTGGCAACTCTTCTGAAATGACCACCCAGGGCCCGAAGGGGAGCCTCAAGATCATCCCAGACAGTGATGGAATGGATCTGTGTAGTGATGACTCCACAGATGATGAGTTCCAGCCCGGCAGGCCCATTCCTGCTTGGGCCACTG GGTTCCAGCTCAGGCAGGCCACCATCTATCAGTACTACGTCCCTCCTGACATTGACCAGATCTTTGGCACCATCCTCAGTCCGGACCTCGAGGACATATTCCAAAAGAGTAAACCACGTTATCACACTCGCAccagctctgccctctgggattCCCCACCACTTGCCAGAGTCCCGGAGTTTGAGGGAACTGTCGTATGA
- the LOC140522104 gene encoding inner centromere protein-like isoform X1, whose product MEFCNSNRLRYFTRDSCCGSLLGDSGREEMGQTWGAGVQRVTRWCGCRPLAFLRSLLPFQCRRNTYDLQRDGVQRLEREPVRCISIRKYEDGTMGTTIGSGRVLEAHRNETVWLQQMQEEEGLSTFSRGSGPRRPKSSQHRQQLLAVKESLEKLVPGVAENGSVSCGTQSQSAAVPSLPASPTEFPRTSGNLPCSESTMDQGEAPRKLPHSIRRRWSYKQAVSKAAEKWHHMDDEALTPPCTKTALPVCPGRKVVQPVRMFLQTVRKKQMLVTLTSASRPSVMKSFIKRNTVHHLDAELRCPSCPQEKELQQLENLKKKEEAELLRKQKVEEDQHQHLEEMKMIREEHLWKAPKARKQAEQLEVEKKKRTEQKLEAKQKPLAKKASKKTARKVEEAEMMLKQEEEAWRQKRLQQQEEEREQKRQRKVAEALRNAVQRRQRERQLALEREMQRKREEERLQAEWERALQLHKERLLKELEEEQKREQDQRQEQEPKKLQKEQEKKAKEAKVVAAAAGAPDRWLDVTTHVQLWQPKGPGRDKEVSFHLQTPVGNSSEMTTQGPKGSLKIIPDSDGMDLCSDDSTDDEFQPGRPIPAWATGFQLRQATIYQYYVPPDIDQIFGTILSPDLEDIFQKSKPRYHTRTSSALWDSPPLARVPEFEGTVV is encoded by the exons ATGGAATTCTGCAACTCCAACAGGCTGCGTTACTTCACAAGGGACAGTTGCTGTGGAAGTTTGCTTGGTGACTCCGGTCGTGAAGAAATGGGCCAAACCTGGGGCGCAGGTGTCCAAAGGGTGACTCGCTGGTGTGGCTGCAGACCCCTAG CCTTTCTGAGATCACTGCTGCCTTTCCAATGTCGTCGAAACACCTACGACCTCCAGAGAGATGGAGTGCAGAGACTGGAAAGGGAGCCAGTGAGATGCATCAGCATCAGAAAATACGAAG ATGGCACCATGGGGACCACCATAGGCTCTGGGAGAGTCCTGGAGGCCCACAGAAATGAGACGGTGTGGCTGCAGCAGATGCAGGAGGAGGAGGGTTTGAGCACTTTTTCCAG GGGGTCTGGCCCCAGGAGGCCCAAGAGCAGTCAGCACCGCCAGCAGCTACTTGCGGTCAAAGAGAGCTTGGAGAAGCTGGTCCCGGGGGTGGCTGAGAACGGCTCCGTCTCTTGTGGGACCCAAAGCCAATCAGCAGCGGTCCCCTCGCTGCCTGCCTCCCCTACGGAGTTCCCCAGAACGTCAGGGAACCTGCCATGCTCAG AGAGCACGATGGACCAAGGTGAGGCGCCCAGGAAGCTTCCTCACAGCATCAG GCGGAGGTGGAGCTACAAGCAAGCTGTCAGTAAGGCGGCTGAGAAATGGCACCACATGGACGATGAGGCTCTCACTCCTCCTTGCACCAAGACAGCCTTACCTGTCTGCCCCGGCCGTAAG GTGGTGCAGCCCGTACGAATGTTCCTACAGACAGTGAGAAAGAAGCAGATGCTCGTGACGCTGACCTCCGCCAGCCGCCCCAGTGTCATGAAGTCGTTCATCAAGCGCAACACTGTCCACCATCTGGATGCCGAG CTGCGATGCCCTTCCTGTCCTCAGGAGAAGGAACTGCAGCAGCTGGAAAAcctgaaaaagaaggaggaggctgAGCTCCTAAGAAAGCAGAAGGTGGAGGAGGACCAGCACCAGCACCTGGAGGAGATGAAGAT GATACGGGAAGAGCACCTATGGAAGGCCCCGAAGGCCCGCAAGCAGGCAGAACAGCTGGAGGTAGAGAAGAAGAAACGCACTGAGCAGAAGTTGGAG GCAAAGCAGAAGCCGCTGGCTAAGAAGGCCAGCAAGAAAACTGCCAGGAAGGTGGAGGAGGCTGAGATGATGCTGAAGCAGGAGGAAGAAGCCTGGAGGCAGAAGAGACTCCAGCAG caggaggaggagcggGAGCAGAAGCGGCAGAGGAAGGTGGCAGAAGCCCTAAGAAACGCGGTGCAGCGGAGGCAGCGGGAGAGGCAGCTGGCGCTGGAGAGGGAGatgcagaggaagagggaggaggagaggctgCAGGCTGAGTG GGAGCGAGCTCTGCAGCTCCACAAGGAGAGATTACTGAAGGAACTGGAAGAGGAGCAGAAGAGG GAGCAAGATCAGCGCCAAGAGCAGGAGCCAAAGAAGCTGCAGAAGGAGCAGGAGAAGAAGGCCAAGGAGGCCAAGGTGGTGGCAGCCGCTGCTGGAGCCCCTGACAGATGGTTGGATGTGACCACGCACGTGCAG CTCTGGCAGCCCAAGGGgccaggaagagataaagaggTCTCCTTTCATCTTCAGACTCCGGTTGGCAACTCTTCTGAAATGACCACCCAGGGCCCGAAGGGGAGCCTCAAGATCATCCCAGACAGTGATGGAATGGATCTGTGTAGTGATGACTCCACAGATGATGAGTTCCAGCCCGGCAGGCCCATTCCTGCTTGGGCCACTG GGTTCCAGCTCAGGCAGGCCACCATCTATCAGTACTACGTCCCTCCTGACATTGACCAGATCTTTGGCACCATCCTCAGTCCGGACCTCGAGGACATATTCCAAAAGAGTAAACCACGTTATCACACTCGCAccagctctgccctctgggattCCCCACCACTTGCCAGAGTCCCGGAGTTTGAGGGAACTGTCGTATGA
- the LOC140522104 gene encoding uncharacterized protein isoform X5 yields the protein MEFCNSNRLRYFTRDSCCGSLLGDSGREEMGQTWGAGVQRVTRWCGCRPLAFLRSLLPFQCRRNTYDLQRDGVQRLEREPVRCISIRKYEDGTMGTTIGSGRVLEAHRNETVWLQQMQEEEGLSTFSRGSGPRRPKSSQHRQQLLAVKESLEKLVPGVAENGSVSCGTQSQSAAVPSLPASPTEFPRTSGNLPCSESTMDQGEAPRKLPHSIRRRWSYKQAVSKAAEKWHHMDDEALTPPCTKTALPVCPGRKVVQPVRMFLQTVRKKQMLVTLTSASRPSVMKSFIKRNTVHHLDAELRCPSCPQEKELQQLENLKKKEEAELLRKQKVEEDQHQHLEEMKMIREEHLWKAPKARKQAEQLEVEKKKRTEQKLEAKQKPLAKKASKKTARKVEEAEMMLKQEEEAWRQKRLQQQEEEREQKRQRKVAEALRNAVQRRQRERQLALEREMQRKREEERLQAEWERALQLHKERLLKELEEEQKREQDQRQEQEPKKLQKEQEKKAKEAKVVAAAAGAPDRWLDVTTHVQKQGFLSVFTSFPLRLPAGS from the exons ATGGAATTCTGCAACTCCAACAGGCTGCGTTACTTCACAAGGGACAGTTGCTGTGGAAGTTTGCTTGGTGACTCCGGTCGTGAAGAAATGGGCCAAACCTGGGGCGCAGGTGTCCAAAGGGTGACTCGCTGGTGTGGCTGCAGACCCCTAG CCTTTCTGAGATCACTGCTGCCTTTCCAATGTCGTCGAAACACCTACGACCTCCAGAGAGATGGAGTGCAGAGACTGGAAAGGGAGCCAGTGAGATGCATCAGCATCAGAAAATACGAAG ATGGCACCATGGGGACCACCATAGGCTCTGGGAGAGTCCTGGAGGCCCACAGAAATGAGACGGTGTGGCTGCAGCAGATGCAGGAGGAGGAGGGTTTGAGCACTTTTTCCAG GGGGTCTGGCCCCAGGAGGCCCAAGAGCAGTCAGCACCGCCAGCAGCTACTTGCGGTCAAAGAGAGCTTGGAGAAGCTGGTCCCGGGGGTGGCTGAGAACGGCTCCGTCTCTTGTGGGACCCAAAGCCAATCAGCAGCGGTCCCCTCGCTGCCTGCCTCCCCTACGGAGTTCCCCAGAACGTCAGGGAACCTGCCATGCTCAG AGAGCACGATGGACCAAGGTGAGGCGCCCAGGAAGCTTCCTCACAGCATCAG GCGGAGGTGGAGCTACAAGCAAGCTGTCAGTAAGGCGGCTGAGAAATGGCACCACATGGACGATGAGGCTCTCACTCCTCCTTGCACCAAGACAGCCTTACCTGTCTGCCCCGGCCGTAAG GTGGTGCAGCCCGTACGAATGTTCCTACAGACAGTGAGAAAGAAGCAGATGCTCGTGACGCTGACCTCCGCCAGCCGCCCCAGTGTCATGAAGTCGTTCATCAAGCGCAACACTGTCCACCATCTGGATGCCGAG CTGCGATGCCCTTCCTGTCCTCAGGAGAAGGAACTGCAGCAGCTGGAAAAcctgaaaaagaaggaggaggctgAGCTCCTAAGAAAGCAGAAGGTGGAGGAGGACCAGCACCAGCACCTGGAGGAGATGAAGAT GATACGGGAAGAGCACCTATGGAAGGCCCCGAAGGCCCGCAAGCAGGCAGAACAGCTGGAGGTAGAGAAGAAGAAACGCACTGAGCAGAAGTTGGAG GCAAAGCAGAAGCCGCTGGCTAAGAAGGCCAGCAAGAAAACTGCCAGGAAGGTGGAGGAGGCTGAGATGATGCTGAAGCAGGAGGAAGAAGCCTGGAGGCAGAAGAGACTCCAGCAG caggaggaggagcggGAGCAGAAGCGGCAGAGGAAGGTGGCAGAAGCCCTAAGAAACGCGGTGCAGCGGAGGCAGCGGGAGAGGCAGCTGGCGCTGGAGAGGGAGatgcagaggaagagggaggaggagaggctgCAGGCTGAGTG GGAGCGAGCTCTGCAGCTCCACAAGGAGAGATTACTGAAGGAACTGGAAGAGGAGCAGAAGAGG GAGCAAGATCAGCGCCAAGAGCAGGAGCCAAAGAAGCTGCAGAAGGAGCAGGAGAAGAAGGCCAAGGAGGCCAAGGTGGTGGCAGCCGCTGCTGGAGCCCCTGACAGATGGTTGGATGTGACCACGCACGTGCAG AAACAGGGATTTCTTTCTGTGTTCACATCCTTTCCTCTGAGACTCCCAGCTGGAAGCTGA